Proteins co-encoded in one Pocillopora verrucosa isolate sample1 chromosome 1, ASM3666991v2, whole genome shotgun sequence genomic window:
- the LOC131788723 gene encoding exportin-7 has protein sequence MEEQEIAQLDLLCKQLYEATDTVTRNAAERALSTFTNSPDCLTKCQYLLERGSSSYSQLIAASSLTRLISKNTTLPVEQRLDMRNYVLNYLGTRPNLATYVSQSLIQFLARLTKLSWFDVQKNDLVFRTIVEDVGKFIQGSVDHCIIGVHILSQLVCEMNQADSTRSLTKHRKIASSFRDLSLFNIFNLSINILREAYNKQLNLQDGSQHSLMSYLLQLTCNCLSFDFIGTSMDESSDDLGTVQIPTSWRGAFLNLATLQLFFDLYRALPTSLSPMALSCLVQLASIRRSLFNNNERAKFLEQLVQGVKGILESPQSLSDPNNYHEFCRLLARLKSNYQLGEIVKVEGYADFIALIAKFTVTSLQMWQFAPNSLHYLLSLWQRMVASMPYVKNTEPHLLVTYAPEVTKAYVTSRMASVEVVIRDSAEDPLDDSGTVQQQLDQLSIFGRCDYEKTCQLLISLFDQSAQRYQELIQNNSASTTDLAIEEGRLTWLVYIIGSVIGGRVSYATVDEYDALDGELVCRVLQLMNLTDSQLSQRGSEKLELAILSFFEQFRKMYVGDQAQKTSKVYRRLSERLGLHDESNVLSVFMGKIITNMKFWGTSEAIISKTLQLLSDLSVGYSSARKLVKLDAVQFVLNNHTSEHFPFLGSHASRAYKDMRSRTTFYVALGRLLMVDLGEDEEKFESFMSPITTTMDSVASHLVSVGNNAFQQEETKRTLVGLCRDIRGLAFAFNSKSSYMMLFDWIYPTYTSVLLRAIEWWYHDPNVSTPVLKLMAELVQNRSQRLHFDVSSPNGILLFRVTSEMIVAYGTRILTLTDTPEDQMYKLKLKGISICFSILKAALCGGYVNFGVFGLYGDNALEKALKTFVELLSSIPHSNLLEYPKLSQSYYALLEILTQDHMNFLSSLEPQVFMYILSSILEGLTALDIMVCTGCCGTLDFIVTHLYKTLSKRRKKNLTGMEPQPPCLRILESHPEMIQQMLSTVLNIVMFEDCKNQWSMSRPLLGLILLNEKYFQELQRNVIAMQPPEKQEDMAQCFRNLMDGVEPSLITKNRDRFTQNLSIFRREVNNSLKASSNGGGTAGKVDGGVDMVA, from the exons ATGGAGGAACAG GAGATTGCTCAGCTTGACCTCCTCTGCAAACAGCTATACGAAGCTACCGATACCGTGACAAGAAATGCGGCGGAAAGGGCGCTCTCCACTTTCACAAACTCCCCTGACTGTCTGACCAAGTGTCAATATCTTTTGGAGCGCGGGAGT TCTTCCTATTCCCAATTGATAGCAGCATCCTCTTTGACAAGACTTATCAGTAAGAACACAACACTTCCTGTGGAACAAAGACTTGACATGC GTAACTATGTTCTTAATTACCTTGGAACAAGGCCAAACCTTGCTACTTATGTCTCACAGTCACTAATACAG TTTCTTGCCAGGCTGACAAAATTGAGCTGGTTTGATGTGCAGAAAAATGATTTGGTGTTTAGAACCATTGTGGAAGATGTGGGAAAATTTATTCAG GGATCTGTGGATCACTGTATTATTGGAGTGCATATACTGTCACAGTTGGTGTGTGAGATGAACCAG GCTGACTCTACAAGATCACTCACCAAACACAGAAAG ATTGCATCATCTTTCAGAGATTTGTCCCTATTTAACATCTTCAACCTGTCAATAAATATTTTACGTGAG gCCTATAACAAACAGTTGAACTTACAAGATGGCAGTCag CACAGTCTAATGAGTTACCTCCTGCAACTCACATGTAACTGTCTCTCATTTGATTTCATTGGCACTTCCATGGATGAGTCATCAGATGACCTTGGCACAGTCCAAATACCAACCAGCTGGAGAGGAG CGTTCTTAAACTTGGCCACTCTGCAATTATTTTTTGATTTATATAGAGCTCTCCCAACTTCACTCTCTCCTATG GCCCTTTCATGTTTAGTCCAACTAGCATCCATCAGAAGATCATTATTTAACAATAATGAGAGAGCAAAGTTTCTAGAACAGCTGGTTCAGGGTGTTAAGGGAATATTGGAGTCCCCTCAA TCTCTTTCTGATCCAAATAACTACCATGAGTTTTGCCGGCTGCTTGCAAGGCTGAAGTCGAATTATCAGCTTGGGGAGATCGTAAAAGTGGAAGGTTATGCTGACTTTATAGCACTTATAGCAAAGTTTACAGTGACAAGTTTGCAG atgtggCAGTTTGCTCCTAATAGTTTACATTACCTTTTGAGTCTGTGGCAAAGGATGGTTGCTTCAATGCCCTACGTGAAGAACACAGAACCACACCTTCTAGTAACTTATGCCCCTGAG GTCACCAAAGCTTATGTCACGTCACGGATGGCTTCTGTTGAAGTTGTTATTAG GGATAGTGCTGAAGATCCACTGGATGATTCAGGCACAGTTCAACAGCAGCTGGACCAG ctttcTATATTTGGGAGATGCGATTACGAGAAAACTTGTCAGTTGCTAATTTCACTGTTTGACCAATCAGCTCAGCGATATCAAGAACTAATACAAAACAATTCTGCTTCAACCACGGACCTGGCCATTGAGGAAG GTCGCCTTACATGGCTTGTGTACATTATTGGCTCTGTTATTGGAGGTAGAGTGTCTTATGCAACAGTAGATGAGTATGACGCACTGGATGGTGAGCTTGTGTGTAG gGTATTGCAGCTGATGAATCTTACAGATTCTCAGCTTTCGCAACGAGGAAGTGAGAAGTTGGAGCTGGCCATTCTGAGTTTCTTTGAACAGTTTCGGAAGATGTACGTTGGAGATCAAGCACAGAAGACATCTaag GTTTATAGGCGACTTTCAGAGAGACTTGGCCTTCACGATGAATCAAACGTTCTGAGTGTCTTTATGGGGAAAAT AATCACGAACATGAAGTTCTGGGGCACCAGTGAAGCCATCATCTCTAAAACCTTGCAGCTTCTGAGTGATCTATCCGTTGG CTATAGCAGCGCTCGCAAATTGGTGAAGTTGGATGCTGTACAATTTGTGCTCAACAATCATACG AGTGAGCACTTTCCATTTCTGGGATCGCACGCTTCTCGAGCGTACAAAGACATGCGCAGTAGAACCACATTTTATGTTGCCCTTGGCAGATTGTTGATGGTAGACTTGGGCGAAGATGAGGAGAAATTCGAATCATTCATGTCTCCGATTACAA ccACAATGGACTCAGTAGCGAGTCATTTGGTTTCTGTTGGAAACAATGCTTTCCAACAAGAGGAGACGAAg CGTACCTTGGTTGGTCTCTGTCGAGATATACGCGGACTCGCTTTTGCGTTCAACAGCAAGTCCAGTTATATGATGCTCTTTGATTGGAT CTATCCCACATACACGTCTGTTCTCCTGCGTGCGATCGAATGGTGGTATCACGATCCTAACGTGTCCACACCAGTGTTAAAACTCATGGCTGAACTTGTGCAGAACCGTTCACAGAGATTACACTTCGATGTTTCCTCGCCAAATGGAATCCTACTTTTTAGAGTGACCAGTGAAATGATCGTGGCTTACG GGACACGAATCCTTACTTTAACAGACACGCCAGAGGACCAGATGTATAAATTAAA ACTCAAAGGAATCTCGATTTGCTTCTCCATTTTAAAGGCTGCCTTGTGTGGCGGTTATGTTAACTTTGGTGTGTTTGGTTTGTACGGTGACAATGCTTTGGAGAAAGCGTTGAAAACGTTCGTAGAACTGTTATCTTCAATTCCTCACAGCAATTTACTG GAATATCCTAAACTGAGTCAATCATATTATGCTCTGCTGGAGATTCTAACGCAGGATCACATGAATTTTCTTAGTAGTCTTGAACCTCAA gtatttatgtatatattatCCTCCATATTGGAGGGCCTAACAGCTTTAG aCATTATGGTCTGCACAGGATGTTGCGGCACACTAGACTTCATAGTGACTCACTTGTACAAAACGTTATCCAAGAGACGGAAGAAAAACTTAACTGGTATGGAACCGCAACCACCATGTTTACGAATATTAGAGTCACACCCGGAAATGATCCAACAG atgCTGTCGACAGTATTGAACATTGTCATGTTTGAAGATTGCAAAAACCAG TGGTCTATGTCCAGGCCCCTCCTCGGCCTTATTCTGCTTAACGAGAAG tattttcaagagcTACAGCGGAATGTTATCGCGATGCAGCCACCGGAGAAACAAGAAGATATGGCGCAGTGTTTTAGAAATCTTATGGACGGGGTAGAACCATCGCTCATCACCAAAAACAGGGACAG GTTCACCCAAAACTTATCAATATTCAGACGGGAAGTGAACAACTCACTGAAGGCTTCAAGCAATGGAGGAGGCACAGCAGGCAAAGTGGATGGAGGGGTGGATATGGTGGCGTGA